In Asterias amurensis chromosome 4, ASM3211899v1, one genomic interval encodes:
- the LOC139936151 gene encoding mediator of RNA polymerase II transcription subunit 7-A-like, with amino-acid sequence MAESQNVSALPMPPVQYINNYTDERVKNGSAPAPPTQVRDNYNMFGAAFTPNDVIIRSLESQNLRRLHPKVFDHRKELKKINHSILFNFIDLLDVMVAAPGSKKREEKIDDIKLLFIHMHHLINEFRPHQARETLRVMMEVQKRQRLETAERFQRHLEKVTEILQSCFGSLPDNMGHIDSKIVARMEPQPEEVKVTAEEETKEKQDEVNGQKEVEATFYHKDKLMCNLVDSI; translated from the coding sequence ATGGCAGAGTCACAGAATGTCAGTGCCTTGCCCATGCCACCCGTGCAGTACATCAACAATTACACCGATGAAAGGGTCAAGAATGGTTCCGCACCTGCACCCCCAACACAAGTCAGAGACAATTACAACATGTTTGGGGCAGCCTTTACACCcaatgatgtcatcatcagGTCATTGGAATCACAGAATCTACGTCGGCTTCACCCTAAGGTCTTTGATCACCGGAAGGAACTAAAAAAGATCAATCACTCTATTCTGTTCAACTTCATAGACTTGCTGGATGTGATGGTCGCAGCACCGGGAAGTAAGAAACGGGAGGAGAAGATTGATGACATCAAACTGCTCTTCATCCACATGCACCATCTCATCAATGAGTTCCGGCCGCACCAGGCTCGTGAGACACTCCGCGTCATGATGGAGGTGCAGAAGAGGCAGCGACTGGAGACGGCCGAACGCTTCCAGAGACATCTGGAAAAAGTGACAGAGATTCTGCAGAGCTGCTTTGGCTCGCTACCAGACAACATGGGACACATTGACAGTAAGATTGTCGCAAGGATGGAGCCTCAGCCTGAGGAAGTGAAAGTGACTGCTGAAGAGGAGACTAAGGAGAAGCAAGACGAGGTCAATGGACAGAAGGAGGTTGAGGCCACGTTTTATCACAAGGACAAGCTGATGTGCAATCTTGTGGATTCAATATGA